In the Sediminibacter sp. Hel_I_10 genome, one interval contains:
- a CDS encoding DUF2271 domain-containing protein yields the protein MRKFIKIIPALLLAGALFTAFTAETKAVKCLIQMTNYSGEGAYVVVSLLNPSGDYEETLYVQGKDNEWYSEITEWWKFYGKYRPNIDAISGATISGGERTMTVLNIPEDKIDKGYRLRFETSVEDKGYYANDIEFELTAENIKTKKEGKGFIRYVRMLPQ from the coding sequence ATGAGAAAGTTTATTAAAATTATTCCTGCATTATTACTTGCGGGTGCCCTATTTACAGCATTTACTGCGGAAACGAAAGCTGTAAAATGTTTGATACAAATGACCAATTATTCTGGAGAGGGTGCCTATGTTGTGGTGTCTCTTTTAAATCCGTCGGGTGACTATGAAGAAACGCTTTACGTACAAGGCAAAGATAATGAGTGGTACAGTGAAATCACTGAATGGTGGAAATTCTATGGCAAATACCGGCCTAATATAGATGCCATTTCTGGTGCAACCATAAGTGGTGGCGAGCGTACCATGACCGTCTTAAATATACCAGAAGATAAAATTGACAAGGGCTACCGTCTGCGATTTGAAACTTCAGTTGAAGATAAAGGCTATTATGCTAATGATATCGAATTTGAACTTACCGCAGAAAATATTAAAACCAAAAAAGAAGGTAAAGGCTTTATTCGTTATGTGCGAATGCTTCCGCAGTAA
- a CDS encoding PepSY domain-containing protein, whose protein sequence is MTISIWRYSHLVLAIASSLFLLIASITGVILAVEPISHQAKGYAVQDLENVSLGTAIATLRSQYDEIFELEVESSGFVKASVLTAEMETLEIYVNPSTGEQLGDVQERAEIYSFATNLHRSLFLKSVGRFFVGLIALLLFLITVTGLLLLAKRQGGFKRLFSKVQKDYFELRYHVILSRWLFIPLMILALTGVYLSAEKFDLLPDTSIHHEHTGATDRAERFHSVLEIPFFKSTMLDQVRSIEFPFSEDPEEYYQIALQDREIKVNQETGTIVSSASYPFVALASRWSLLLHTGEGNVLWSVILMLASASILFFMYSGVVMTLKRLKKVKTSSKMPDKDHCEIILLVGSETGTAFDFSKRLYENLSALGKSVYLTELNNYTTFATAKHIIILTSTYGDGEPPTNARKFEAVFPKIEQPHQIQYAVVGFGSLDYPDFCKFALKLDALLQINDGFQPLLPLCKINNADVNVFKDWSQTLGQMLQLSLHLELSTIQTKTRKRMPFEVLERTELNVDNTFLLLLKPEKDVDFESGDLLAIFPDDTETFRQYSIAKMGSALLLSIKKHEFGRGSSYLYHLKAGDLLNAAIDLNPDFHFPTAATSAVLIANGTGIAPFLGMIEQHHPTEIHLFWGGKTASSSKIYDAILKDTLEHTQTVTVHKSYSREGETQYVQHMVAKQKELLLHTVIEGGVIMICGSLAMQHDVLDVLEHLLLEHPHFSLEALEENGQLMMDCY, encoded by the coding sequence ATGACCATTTCCATTTGGCGGTACAGTCACCTCGTACTCGCTATCGCCTCTTCCCTATTTCTACTTATAGCTTCTATTACAGGAGTTATTCTCGCTGTAGAACCCATCTCGCATCAAGCAAAAGGCTATGCGGTTCAAGATTTGGAGAACGTCTCTTTAGGCACTGCCATTGCCACTCTAAGATCTCAATATGATGAGATTTTTGAGCTCGAGGTCGAATCGTCTGGCTTTGTAAAGGCGTCTGTACTTACTGCGGAAATGGAAACACTAGAGATCTACGTCAACCCCAGTACAGGAGAACAATTGGGTGACGTACAAGAACGTGCTGAAATTTATAGCTTCGCCACCAATTTACACCGTTCGCTCTTTTTGAAAAGTGTCGGACGTTTTTTTGTGGGTCTTATCGCTCTACTCCTATTTCTAATCACCGTTACAGGACTCCTCTTGCTTGCTAAAAGACAAGGTGGCTTTAAGCGTTTGTTTTCCAAAGTACAGAAGGATTATTTTGAATTGCGTTACCATGTCATTTTGAGCAGATGGCTCTTTATCCCCTTAATGATACTCGCCTTAACTGGCGTTTATCTTTCTGCGGAAAAGTTTGATCTACTTCCCGACACTTCTATTCATCATGAGCACACTGGAGCAACAGATCGTGCAGAACGATTTCACAGTGTTTTGGAGATTCCGTTTTTTAAAAGCACCATGCTCGACCAGGTTAGAAGCATAGAATTTCCATTTTCTGAAGATCCCGAAGAGTATTATCAAATCGCGCTTCAAGATCGAGAGATAAAGGTTAATCAAGAGACGGGAACTATAGTAAGCAGTGCATCATATCCCTTTGTGGCATTGGCATCTCGCTGGAGCTTGTTGCTCCACACTGGAGAGGGTAATGTATTATGGTCGGTGATTCTAATGTTGGCCAGCGCCTCAATCCTATTCTTTATGTATTCTGGTGTTGTGATGACTTTAAAACGACTAAAAAAAGTGAAGACCTCATCTAAAATGCCAGATAAAGACCATTGTGAAATCATCTTGTTAGTAGGATCTGAGACGGGAACGGCTTTTGACTTTTCTAAACGTCTGTATGAAAATTTAAGTGCTTTGGGCAAAAGCGTGTACCTCACCGAACTCAATAACTACACGACTTTCGCAACAGCAAAACACATCATCATTCTCACGTCTACTTATGGCGATGGTGAACCACCTACAAATGCCAGAAAGTTTGAGGCCGTATTTCCAAAAATAGAGCAGCCGCACCAGATTCAATATGCGGTTGTGGGCTTTGGTTCTCTAGACTACCCAGACTTTTGCAAGTTTGCTTTAAAGCTAGATGCACTTTTACAAATTAATGACGGTTTTCAACCTTTACTCCCACTCTGCAAAATCAACAATGCAGACGTTAATGTATTCAAAGACTGGAGTCAAACTTTAGGTCAAATGTTACAGCTCTCCTTACACCTAGAACTATCAACAATACAGACCAAGACACGTAAACGCATGCCTTTTGAAGTTTTAGAACGTACCGAGTTGAATGTTGATAATACATTTCTACTGCTCTTAAAACCGGAGAAGGACGTTGATTTTGAATCCGGAGATTTATTGGCCATTTTTCCAGATGACACAGAGACCTTCAGGCAATATTCAATCGCAAAAATGGGCAGTGCCCTCTTGTTGAGCATCAAAAAACATGAGTTTGGTCGCGGTTCTTCGTATTTATATCACTTAAAGGCTGGTGATCTTCTAAATGCAGCTATTGATCTAAATCCCGATTTTCATTTTCCTACAGCTGCAACTTCCGCAGTGCTAATAGCCAATGGTACAGGTATTGCTCCATTTTTAGGAATGATAGAACAACACCATCCCACAGAAATACATTTATTTTGGGGTGGTAAAACGGCGTCTTCATCAAAAATTTACGATGCCATCCTTAAAGACACTTTAGAGCATACCCAAACGGTGACTGTTCATAAAAGCTATTCCAGAGAAGGTGAAACGCAGTATGTGCAACATATGGTCGCTAAACAAAAAGAGCTTCTGTTGCATACCGTCATAGAGGGCGGTGTCATAATGATTTGCGGTTCGCTGGCTATGCAACACGATGTTCTTGATGTTTTAGAACATCTGCTCTTGGAACATCCACATTTTAGTCTTGAGGCACTTGAAGAGAATGGACAGCTTATGATGGATTGTTATTAA
- a CDS encoding Pycsar system effector family protein: MNNELILKAQYYVTNLLTTKLSQDFKYHNLNHTAIVVEGAMAIGKGENVTDEEMEILLIAAWFHDTGYVHTKLDHEDESARIATEFLKQANASDDFILKVSRCIMATKEGAVPKEMLHKIIRDADMFHLSKQEYKHFAENLRAEMALLYDKNYTDLEWQHSNLTFLANHQYYTRYAKESFFESKENIKKKIRKTIKKLEQEIDSRLTQELGVTAAELKALKKKLIKAEGKPEKGIETMFRLTSKNHIDISGMADSKANIMISINTIIISVLLGSLMQKLDNNPHLIPPTIILLIVTLTSIVYSVLSLRPNITTGKFKKEDIANQDTNLLFFGNFHKMKREDYHWGMNRLMENASFLYSNLIDDIFFLGIVLAKKYNYLRKAYNIFMYGIIISVIFFVLSILFFDESTM, encoded by the coding sequence ATGAACAACGAGTTGATTTTAAAAGCACAATACTACGTGACTAATCTCTTAACGACAAAACTTTCTCAAGATTTTAAGTATCACAATCTAAACCATACTGCCATTGTTGTTGAAGGCGCAATGGCCATTGGTAAGGGCGAAAATGTTACAGATGAAGAGATGGAAATTCTGCTAATTGCCGCATGGTTTCATGACACAGGATATGTTCATACAAAACTCGATCATGAAGATGAAAGTGCACGTATTGCTACTGAATTTTTGAAACAAGCCAATGCAAGCGATGACTTCATATTAAAAGTAAGTCGCTGTATAATGGCCACTAAAGAGGGTGCGGTTCCAAAAGAAATGTTACACAAAATCATTCGGGACGCAGATATGTTCCATCTATCTAAACAGGAGTATAAACATTTTGCGGAAAACTTAAGAGCAGAAATGGCTTTGCTTTATGATAAGAACTATACTGATTTAGAATGGCAGCATTCAAACCTCACGTTTTTGGCCAATCACCAATATTACACTAGATATGCAAAGGAATCATTCTTTGAAAGTAAAGAAAATATTAAAAAGAAGATTAGAAAAACAATCAAGAAGTTAGAGCAGGAAATTGACTCCAGATTGACCCAAGAATTAGGGGTAACTGCGGCAGAGCTAAAGGCACTAAAGAAAAAACTTATAAAAGCAGAGGGTAAACCTGAAAAGGGTATTGAAACCATGTTTCGATTAACCTCAAAAAATCATATAGACATCAGTGGAATGGCAGATAGTAAAGCGAATATTATGATTTCCATTAACACGATTATCATTTCTGTACTTTTAGGGTCTTTGATGCAAAAATTGGATAATAATCCACACCTCATTCCACCCACAATTATACTGCTAATTGTTACTCTAACTTCAATAGTCTATTCAGTACTATCCCTAAGGCCCAACATTACCACGGGAAAATTCAAGAAAGAGGATATTGCAAATCAAGACACGAACCTGCTTTTTTTTGGTAATTTTCATAAAATGAAAAGAGAAGATTACCACTGGGGAATGAATAGACTCATGGAAAACGCTTCATTTCTCTATTCTAATTTGATTGATGATATATTCTTCCTCGGCATAGTACTGGCAAAAAAGTACAATTATCTTAGAAAAGCTTATAATATTTTTATGTACGGAATAATTATATCAGTAATTTTCTTCGTGCTCTCTATCTTGTTTTTTGATGAAAGTACAATGTAA